From Agrobacterium tumefaciens, a single genomic window includes:
- a CDS encoding glycerate kinase, protein MTIWNDLQARNALNRIFMAAVSSADPGKVLHPHLPSPPKGKCVVVGAGKASAAMAAALDAAWPSVDLSGIVVTRYGHAVPAGRIEIIEASHPVPDAMSEEAAIRILAAVQNLGPDDMVIALISGGGSALMVAPGDGMTLADKMAVNRALLSSGAPISEMNAVRKHLSRIKGGRLALAAKPAKVVSLLISDVPGDDPSEIASGPTVADPTDIATVREIVSRYGLDLPESVRNVLEKGDETPKAGEIEEDVRLIAAPSLALQAAAEEARKLGLQPLILGDSLEGESKDVGAVMAGIAISASKKGLPIKGPAVLLSGGETTVTIGKGPAGKGGRNTEFLLSLALTLKGAAGIWAIAGDSDGIDGVEDAAGALVTPDTLSRIHAAGIDARQSLVYHDSYTAFKAIDDLVVTGPTLTNVNDIRAILIG, encoded by the coding sequence ATGACAATCTGGAACGATTTGCAGGCCAGAAACGCGCTCAATCGTATTTTCATGGCTGCTGTCTCCAGCGCAGACCCGGGAAAGGTTTTGCATCCACATCTACCCTCGCCGCCGAAAGGAAAATGTGTGGTGGTGGGCGCCGGCAAAGCATCTGCCGCGATGGCAGCGGCTCTGGATGCCGCCTGGCCCTCTGTTGACCTATCCGGCATTGTGGTCACCCGTTACGGCCATGCGGTTCCTGCTGGTCGGATCGAAATCATCGAGGCATCCCATCCGGTCCCTGATGCGATGAGCGAAGAAGCAGCTATCCGCATTCTCGCCGCCGTTCAAAATCTGGGCCCGGATGACATGGTCATCGCTCTGATTTCAGGCGGCGGCTCGGCACTCATGGTTGCTCCAGGCGACGGAATGACGCTTGCCGACAAAATGGCGGTCAACCGGGCGCTTCTTTCCAGTGGCGCGCCAATTTCGGAAATGAACGCTGTACGTAAACACTTGTCACGCATCAAGGGCGGGCGTCTGGCGCTCGCGGCCAAGCCGGCAAAGGTCGTCTCGCTGCTGATTTCGGACGTACCTGGCGATGATCCGTCTGAAATTGCGTCTGGCCCGACCGTTGCAGACCCAACGGACATCGCCACCGTCCGGGAGATCGTTTCGCGATACGGACTGGATTTGCCCGAAAGCGTACGCAACGTTCTTGAGAAAGGCGATGAAACACCCAAAGCGGGCGAGATCGAAGAAGATGTCCGCCTTATCGCCGCCCCGTCCCTGGCGCTCCAGGCCGCGGCGGAAGAAGCCCGCAAACTCGGTCTTCAGCCTCTTATCCTTGGAGATTCTCTTGAGGGAGAATCCAAGGATGTCGGTGCGGTGATGGCAGGCATCGCAATTTCTGCCAGCAAGAAAGGCTTGCCCATCAAAGGCCCGGCCGTGCTGCTTTCGGGCGGTGAAACAACGGTCACAATCGGAAAAGGCCCCGCGGGCAAGGGCGGCCGCAACACCGAATTCCTGTTAAGCCTTGCGCTGACGTTGAAGGGTGCGGCCGGGATATGGGCTATTGCTGGCGACAGTGACGGGATTGATGGCGTTGAAGATGCGGCCGGTGCGCTGGTAACCCCAGATACGCTTTCGCGCATCCACGCGGCGGGCATTGATGCTCGCCAGTCTCTGGTATACCACGACAGCTATACGGCATTTAAGGCCATAGACGACCTTGTCGTGACCGGTCCCACGCTCACGAACGTCAACGACATCAGAGCAATACTCATCGGATGA
- a CDS encoding DUF1304 domain-containing protein, protein MLANILIAVVIAIHLYIVVLEMLLWEKPAGRKAFGLTADFARQTKVLAANQGLYNGFIAAGLTYGLLLGDAGLTFKVFFLICVAVAGIFGAITANIKILFIQTLPALLALGALTFATTGV, encoded by the coding sequence ATGCTCGCAAATATTCTCATTGCGGTCGTCATCGCAATCCATCTCTATATCGTTGTGCTGGAGATGTTGCTCTGGGAGAAACCCGCAGGTCGCAAGGCGTTTGGCCTCACTGCTGATTTCGCAAGACAGACAAAGGTGCTTGCCGCAAATCAGGGGCTTTATAACGGGTTCATCGCTGCAGGGCTGACGTACGGTCTATTGCTGGGAGACGCCGGACTGACCTTCAAAGTCTTCTTCCTCATCTGTGTCGCGGTCGCTGGGATTTTCGGCGCTATCACCGCGAACATCAAAATCCTCTTCATTCAGACGCTCCCTGCCCTGCTGGCACTCGGAGCACTCACCTTCGCGACGACGGGAGTTTGA